A stretch of DNA from Cellulomonas xiejunii:
CGGCTGCGTCACCTGCGGGAGAACCCGCACGTCTCGCTGACCGCGCTCGCGGAGGACGACTGGTACACGCACGTGAGCGTGCAGGGGCGCGTGGTCGAGATCGTCGACGACGTCGACCTGGTCGACATCGACCGGCTCTCGACGCACTACGGCGGCAAGCCGTACCCGGTGCGCGACCGGCCGCGCGTGAGCGTGCGCTTCGAGGTCGAGCACTGGCACGGGTGGGGCGCGGCGAAGCGGGACTGAGTCGGCGCCGGGGCCGGACCGCCGTCGAGCACGCCCAGAAGCCGTCGTCGCGCGTGAAGCCCTCAGCCACGGACAACGCCTGCGCGGCACTGTTCGTCGCGGCGGTCTGCGAGGCGCCCGTGCCGACGCTCAGGTCGCGGATCGCGCACCGTGCGACGCGTCGGCGACAGGGGCTGTCCCCCGGCGCCCGCGCCGCGCGGTCAGCCACAGCCCCGCGACCGCCGACCCCAGACCGCCCGCGACCAGGTCACCGACCGTGTCCTCGTAACCGACGTAGATCTCCGGGTCGATGTACGCGTTGCCGAGGTACTCCCCCACCTCCCACGCGACGCTCAGCGTCAGGCCGAGGCCGACCGTCACGACGACCAGCCCGATCCTCCCGGCGCGCGTCGCGACGGCCCGCGCGTCGACGACCGCACCCGTCCGACGCGCGAGGAGCAGGTACGCGACGGCAGCGACCAGGCCGGTGACGACCAGGTGCATGACGACGTCCAGCCACGCGACCGCCTGGTACAGCTCCAGCGCGCCGGACCAGGCCGCCGCGAGCAGCCCGACCCCGTACGCCGCGTCCAGCCAGCGCGGCGCCCCGGCAGCGGGCGGCACCATCAGCCCCGCGAGCACGAGCGCGAACAGCGCCGTGTCGACGGGCCCGCGCACGACCAGCGCGACGAGCAGGCAGAGCACACCGGCGACGCGCACGACACCCCCGGGCCCGGCGACCAGCCGTCGCACGGCGGACGGGGTGGTCCGGTCCGTCATGCCGCACCTCCACGTCGGGGCCGACACGCCCGGCCTGCGGCGACGCTACGTCGGGGCGGCACGCCCCGCACGGCGAGCCTCCTGACGCGGGGACCCGCCGCAGGACCTCACAGGGCGGCGCCGGGTCGTGAGCGCACACCGCAACCCGACGGGCACGTCCGGCGAACCGTTCCGTAACCCCCGGCTCCTAGCGTCGACGGCGGCCGCGACCGCGGTCGACCGACAGTCGCCCCGGGGGCCGAAGATGTCCTACGTCAAGCCGTCCGACCTCGTCACGTCGCTCGTCGACGCCGGCGAGGCCAAGATCTTCATGTCGACGCGCGACACGCTGCTGCGCGCCTACATGGCCGGTGCGCTGCTCACGCTGGCTGCCGCGTTCGCCGTGTCGATGAGCGTGCAGACCGGCTCGCCGCTGATCGGCGCCCTGCTGTTCCCCGTCGGTTTCATCATGCTGTACCTGCTGGGGTACGACCTGCTCACGGGCGTGTTCGTGCTCGCGCCGCTCGCGTGGCTGGACAGGCGCCCGGGCGTCACCGGGCGGGGCGTGCTGCGCAACTGGGGCCTGGTGTTCCTCGGCAACTTCGGCGGCGCGCTCACCGTCGCCGTCCTCATGTCGATCGTCTTCACGTACGGGTTCTCCACCGAGCCCGACGCGGTGGGCGTCGCGCTGGGCCACATCGGCGAGGGCCGGACCCTGGGCTACGCGGAGCACGGCGCCGCGGGGATGCTGACGCTGTTCGTGCGGGGTGTGCTGTGCAACTGGATGGTCTCCACCGGGGTGGTGGGCGCGATGGTCGCCAAGGACGTCCCGGGCAAGGCGATCGCCATGTGGATGCCGATCATGCTGTTCTTCGCCATGGGGTTCGAGCACTCGGTCGTCAACATGTTCCTGTTCCCGACGGGCTTGATGCTGGGCGGTCAGTTCACGGTCATGGACTACCTCGTCTGGAACGAGATCCCCACGGTCCTCGGCAACCTCGTCGGCGGGCTGACGTTCACCGGGCTCGTCCTGTACGCCACGCACGGACGCACCGGTCCCCGACGCGGCACGGTGGCGCCGGCCGTCCCGCCGACCGCGGCGGACGGGCCGCTCGACGAGACCCGCGAGCAGCTCGTCTGACCCGGCGCGCGCGACAGGCCGGTCCGCGCGCCGCCCACCCGTCCGCCGCGCGAGCAGCAGCAGGACCTGCGCGAACGTGCCATGCCACCGTCCGGTCACGCCGTTCCAGCCGTCCCGTCGAGGCGTCCTACCCTGGGGACGTGCCCTCGATCCTCGCCGTCTGCGTCGTGCACGCCCTGCGCCCCGACCCCGGCCCCGTCGGGGTGACTGCGATCGACAAGCGGGCCGTGACCGGGCCCGTACGGGTCGGGCGCTACGGCCTGCGGGCCGACGTGCAGGCCGACCGCAAGTACCACGGTGGCGAGGACCAGGCCGTGTACGTCTACGGCCAGGACGACGCCGACCACTGGGCGCGCGAGCTGGGTCGCGACCTGCCGCCGGGGTGGTTCGGCGAGAACCTGCGCGTCGCGGGGCTCGACCCGAACGCGGCGCGGGTCGGCGAGCGGTGGCGCGTCGGCGCGGACGTGGTGCTCGAGGTCACGGGACCGCGCACACCCTGCGCGACATTCGCGCGGTGGGTCGGGGGCGACGACGAGCGCGGGTGGGTCCGGCGGTTCCGGGACGCGGGTCGCGTCGGCGCGTACCTGCGGGTCGTGCAGCGCGGGTCGGTCCAGGTGGGCGACGAGGTCGTCGTGGAGAGCGCCGCGCCCCCGGACGCGCCGACGGTGCGCGAGGTCCTGCTCGGCGGACGCTAAACGTTCCAGATCCGGGCAAATCGCCCCAGAGGTGGTTGAATCTTCTCTGATCCACGTCCTCGCGCGCTCGAGCGGTACGCCGGGGCGGCGGGGAGCGACGACGACCGACCGACGTGGGGACGACGACATGAGCGAGCCGATGCCGACCACGGACCGACCCGTCCGCCAGTGGCAGGGCCTGACGATCCCCGACCCCGGCACGTACGAGCTCGACGACGCCCACAAGCGCGTCGGCTTCGTCGCCCAGCACATGATGGTCAGCCCCGTGCGCGGCGAGTTCGCCCGCGCGGCCGCCACGATCGTCGTCGGCGAGGACCCGCTGCACTCGTCGGTGACCGCCGTCATCGCGACCGAGAGCCTCACGACGCACCACGAGGACCGCGACACCCACCTGCGCAGCGCCGACTTCCTCGACGTCGCGCAGTACCCCATGATCGAGTTCCGCAGCACGGACGTCGCGTGGCGCGGCGAGCAGGACGCCATCCTGCAGTGGGCCCGGCTGCGCAACCACAACGCCGACCGGCGTCGGGTCTCCTCGTCCACGATCGAGCGCGCCGACCGCAACCGCATGAAGTTCGACGTCACCGGCGACCTGCGCGTCAAGGGCGTCACCCGGTCGGTGACGCTCCGCATGGACTTCGGCGGGGCGCGACGCGACCCGTACGACCGCGACATCTTCGGGTTCCACGCCGTCACGGACATCGACCGCGAGGACTTCGGCCTGGTGTGGAACGTCGCGCTCGAGGCCGGCGGCTGGCTCGTCGGCAAGAAGGTGCGCATCGAGATCTCCGGCGAGGCCGTCCACCAGGCCTGACGCCGGGTCCACCCCGCCGCGACGACCCGGCTCACGCCCCGCGCGCGAGCGAGGCCACGACCAGCACGCCGACGACCGCGACGACGCCCAGCAGCACCGCGAGCGCCAGCAGCGCACCGCGCCGCCGGTCCCCCGTCCACGTCACCTCGACGTCGTCCCGTTGCGCGAGGTGCCGCAGCGCGCCGCGCACCTCGCGCGTGCGGACCGCCTGGTCGACCGGGAGCACGACGCCCGCGTCCTGCGGCGTCGCCGCCAGCACGACCCCCGAGGGCTCGGGCGCCGCGAGCAGGTGCCGCTCCTCGCCCGCGGGCACGGCGTCTGCGACGTCGTCGCCGAGCAGCCGGACCGCGACCTCGCCCGCCTCCGTCGTGGCGCCCAGCCCCGCCGCCACGGGGAACACGGGGCCCGGCGACGTCGGCGTGGGCGCGGCGGGGACGACGGGGGCCGGCAGCACGCGCCCGGCCGCGCTGAGGGCCGCGCCCAGGCACACGGCGTACTTGGGGTGCGCGTCGACGACCACGGGCGCACCGATCTCGGCAGCGATCAGCTCCGAGACCAGCGGGATGCGGCTGGACCCGCCGGTGAGCAGCACCGCGTGCAGGTCGGCCGTGCGCACGCCCGCGGACGCGACGGTCCGCGCGAGGGTGTCGACCGTGCGCAGGACGTCAATGCGGATCGCCGTCTCCAGCTCGCCCCGCGTGATCCTGACCTGACGCGTCACGCCCGGCAGGAGCACCGGCACGGCGGCCTCGACGTCGCTGGACAGCGCCTCCTTCGCCAGCACCGACTGGTCCCGCACGGCGGCGAGCGCCGCCAGCACCGCCGGGTCCTGCGCGTCCAGCGACGTCCACGCACGCCCCAGCGCCGCGACGACGTGCCGCAGCACGGCCTCGTCCACGTCCTCGCCACCGATGTGCTCGTCGCCGCCGGGCTCGCCCCGCAGCTCGTACCCGTCGGCGGTGCGGACCACGACGGTCGCGTCGAACGTGCCGCCCCCCAGGTCGTAGACCGCGACGACCGCGCCCACGGGCAGCCGGTCGAGCGCCGCGTAGTGCACGGCCGCGGCGACGGGCTCGGCGAGCAGGCCGACGTCGGCCAGCCGCGCGTGGCCCGCCGCCTCGACGAGCAGGTCGCGGCGCAGCGCACCCCAGGTGGCAGGGTGGGTGAGCGTCACGTGGTCGGGCTCCCCGCCCTCCCGCTCGCGCACCGCGTCCACGACGTGCCGGAGCACCGCGCCCGTGAGCTCCACGGGATCGACGACGTCGTCGCCCAGCAGCAGACCCGTGGGGTCGCCCAGGCGACGCTTGAACCCCCGCGCGAGGCGCTCCGGCTCCAGGACGCCGCGACGCACCGCCGCGTCGCCGACGAGCAGCGCGCCGTCGGCACGCAGCAGCACCGCCGAGGGGATCGTGTCGGTGCGGTCGCCGAGGTTCACGGTGGTCGCGCGCCCGTCGCGCCAGACGGCCGCAGCCGTCCGGGACGTGCCGACGTCCACGCCCAGCGTGTAGCCCGTCACGGCGTCACCGCGGGAACCGGGGCCGCTGGAGGCTGCGTGATGCAGAAGCCGGCGACCGCACGGAACTGCGTGCACTGCGCGCTCGCGTCCGCCTCGGTCGCGAAGCCGTCCTTGACGACGACCGTCATGCCCGCGTCGCCCGGTCCGTCGGCCACCGCCACGGAACCGCGGGAGTCCATGATGCGCACCCCGGTGGCTCCCGCGGTCTGGAGCTGGGCGAGCAGCTCCTGCGGCGCGGTCGCGGCCGCCGCGTCGGCGAGGGAGAACGAGTTGAACACGACGTACCAGCCCACGGGCTCCCACGGGACGCCCTGCCCGCCCGCGGCCGCCGTGGGGCTCGCCTCGGCGGTCGGCGTCGGTGCGACGTCCGTGACCTCGACGCACTGCTGCGGGCTCGCGGGCCCCGTGACGTCACCCGCGACGGCCGCGACGTCGTAGCAGTGGACCCCCGGCTCGCGCTCGGGCCACGTGAACGACGTCTGGTCCTGCGCGTCGACGGACTCCACGCCGGTGCCCTCGCCGGACTCCGTGCGCTCCCGCACGACGTACCCGCTCGCGTACGCGCTGCGCTCCCACACCAGGCGCACCTGACGCTGCCCCGGCTCGACGGCCGTCAGGACCACCGGCGGAGGCGACCCCGCCGCGAGGTCCACCGCACCACCCTGGCCGCGCAGCCACAGCCACCCCAGCACCAGCGCGGCGACGACGAGCGCCGCGACGACCAGCCACCACGTGCGCACGACCGCGCGCTGCTCCCACGTGCCGGTCAGCTCGCCGCCGTGCAGGGACGCGGCCTCGGCGTACGTGACGGTGAACGGGTGCGGCACGGGCGGTCCGAGCAGTCGCGGGGCGCGCGCGCCGACGGCGAGCAGCGCGACGACCGTGCCGCCGGCCGGGACGGTGGCACGGTGCGGCGCGAGCGCGAACCGCAGGAGCCCCGCGGCGTCGCCGACCTGCAGCGTCACCTCCAGCGGCGTCGTCCCGACGTTCTGCAGCTCGACGCGGAACCGCCCGGCGCGCGCACCGCCCGGGCCGTCGGGCCGCAGGCGCGCGTCGAGCCCTTGGACGGGCGAGACGACCAGGTCGCCCTCGACGACGGCGGCGACGTCCCGGTGCTCGAGCGACACGCACCGCACCCCGAACGGCACGTCGCCCGCGGGCGCGGCCGGCGGCGCCGGCGGCCGGAAGACCACGTCGACGGTGACCCCCTGCTCCTCGCCCGGCAGCACCGACACCAGGTGCGGGGTCACGGTCGACCAGCGCGCCGCCTCCCCCAGCACCTCCACCCGGTACTGGGCGACCACGTCACCGGTGTGGTGCACGGTCACGCGCGTGCGCGCCTCGCCGCCCGGGTCGACGGCGAGCACCCGGTCGGCCAGCTCCAGCACCGGGTCCGTGACGACGTCCATGACCGCACCCTTCCCCCGCACCCGCGGTGCGCGGGCCCGCCGACCGGCCCGCTGCCCCAACGGGCACGAATGCTGCCCGCCCGACGTATCTGCCCACGCCCGGCGTGGTCCTAACTTTCAGGTACCGCGCACGGCGCCCGGTGATACGTCAGTCGGACGCCTGCGGTGGCGCACCGGCGCTGCGCCGGTGCCGTCCAGGGGGAGGACAGGCGTGGACAACGACTTCGCCGACGCATCGGCCCAGGGCCGTACCGCGTGGTTCGCCGAGCAGTTCGACGCGCTCGCCGCCAACGTGGAGTCGTTCATCCGGGGCGCACCCGACGTCGTGCGCATGGCGCTGGTCTGCATGCTCGCCGAGGGGCACCTGCTGCTCGAGGACGTGCCGGGCACGGGCAAGACGTCCTTCGCGAAGGCCATCTCGCAGTCGATCGACGGGTCGATGCGCCGCATCCAGTTCACGCCCGACCTGCTGCCGTCGGACGTCACGGGCGTGCAGGTGTACGACGCGGGCAAGCGCGAGTTCGTGTTCCACCCGGGTGCGGTGTTCGCCAACATCGTCCTGGGTGACGAGATCAACCGCGCCTCGCCCAAGACCCAGTCGGCGCTCCTGGAGGTCATGGCCGAGCGCCAGGTCACGGTCGACTCCATCCCGTACCTGGTGCCGCGCCCCTTCGTCGTCATCGCGACGCAGAACCCCGTGGAGCAGGGCGGCACGTACGACCTGCCCGAGGCCGAGCTCGACCGGTTCATGATGCGCGCGTCCCTGGGCTACCCGGACCACGACGCCGAGGTCGAGGTCGTCGCGCAGGTCACGGGCGGGCACAGCACCGACGACCTGCCCGCGGTGCTGAGCACCGCGGACCTCGAGCAGATGAACCAGATCGCGTCGCAGGTGCACCTCGCACCGGCCGTGCTCGCGTACCTCGTGACCGTGACCGCCGCGACGCGGACCATGCCCGAGCTGCGCCTGGGCGTCAGCCCGCGCGGGACCATCGCCACCGCCAAGGCCGCGCAGGCGCTGGCCGCCACGCAGGGCCGCTCGTTCGTCACGGCCGACGACCTCAAGGTCGTCGCGCCGTACGTCCTGCCGCACCGCATGGTGCTGCGGCCCGAGGCCGAGCTCCAGGGCCGCACGGCCGAGGACCTGCTCGACCAGGTGCTCACCAGCGTGCCCGTGCCGCAGCAGCGCGCCGAGGTGTGACGTGCTCACGCGCTCGGGGCAGGGT
This window harbors:
- a CDS encoding MOSC domain-containing protein — encoded protein: MPSILAVCVVHALRPDPGPVGVTAIDKRAVTGPVRVGRYGLRADVQADRKYHGGEDQAVYVYGQDDADHWARELGRDLPPGWFGENLRVAGLDPNAARVGERWRVGADVVLEVTGPRTPCATFARWVGGDDERGWVRRFRDAGRVGAYLRVVQRGSVQVGDEVVVESAAPPDAPTVREVLLGGR
- a CDS encoding Hsp70 family protein, with the protein product MTGYTLGVDVGTSRTAAAVWRDGRATTVNLGDRTDTIPSAVLLRADGALLVGDAAVRRGVLEPERLARGFKRRLGDPTGLLLGDDVVDPVELTGAVLRHVVDAVREREGGEPDHVTLTHPATWGALRRDLLVEAAGHARLADVGLLAEPVAAAVHYAALDRLPVGAVVAVYDLGGGTFDATVVVRTADGYELRGEPGGDEHIGGEDVDEAVLRHVVAALGRAWTSLDAQDPAVLAALAAVRDQSVLAKEALSSDVEAAVPVLLPGVTRQVRITRGELETAIRIDVLRTVDTLARTVASAGVRTADLHAVLLTGGSSRIPLVSELIAAEIGAPVVVDAHPKYAVCLGAALSAAGRVLPAPVVPAAPTPTSPGPVFPVAAGLGATTEAGEVAVRLLGDDVADAVPAGEERHLLAAPEPSGVVLAATPQDAGVVLPVDQAVRTREVRGALRHLAQRDDVEVTWTGDRRRGALLALAVLLGVVAVVGVLVVASLARGA
- a CDS encoding TIGR03618 family F420-dependent PPOX class oxidoreductase, with protein sequence MPKPPLPADVAQLLARPNPAVMGTVHPDGYPVTVATWYLLEDDGRVLLNLDAGRARLRHLRENPHVSLTALAEDDWYTHVSVQGRVVEIVDDVDLVDIDRLSTHYGGKPYPVRDRPRVSVRFEVEHWHGWGAAKRD
- a CDS encoding formate/nitrite transporter family protein; protein product: MSYVKPSDLVTSLVDAGEAKIFMSTRDTLLRAYMAGALLTLAAAFAVSMSVQTGSPLIGALLFPVGFIMLYLLGYDLLTGVFVLAPLAWLDRRPGVTGRGVLRNWGLVFLGNFGGALTVAVLMSIVFTYGFSTEPDAVGVALGHIGEGRTLGYAEHGAAGMLTLFVRGVLCNWMVSTGVVGAMVAKDVPGKAIAMWMPIMLFFAMGFEHSVVNMFLFPTGLMLGGQFTVMDYLVWNEIPTVLGNLVGGLTFTGLVLYATHGRTGPRRGTVAPAVPPTAADGPLDETREQLV
- a CDS encoding AAA family ATPase, translated to MDNDFADASAQGRTAWFAEQFDALAANVESFIRGAPDVVRMALVCMLAEGHLLLEDVPGTGKTSFAKAISQSIDGSMRRIQFTPDLLPSDVTGVQVYDAGKREFVFHPGAVFANIVLGDEINRASPKTQSALLEVMAERQVTVDSIPYLVPRPFVVIATQNPVEQGGTYDLPEAELDRFMMRASLGYPDHDAEVEVVAQVTGGHSTDDLPAVLSTADLEQMNQIASQVHLAPAVLAYLVTVTAATRTMPELRLGVSPRGTIATAKAAQALAATQGRSFVTADDLKVVAPYVLPHRMVLRPEAELQGRTAEDLLDQVLTSVPVPQQRAEV
- a CDS encoding YceI family protein, yielding MSEPMPTTDRPVRQWQGLTIPDPGTYELDDAHKRVGFVAQHMMVSPVRGEFARAAATIVVGEDPLHSSVTAVIATESLTTHHEDRDTHLRSADFLDVAQYPMIEFRSTDVAWRGEQDAILQWARLRNHNADRRRVSSSTIERADRNRMKFDVTGDLRVKGVTRSVTLRMDFGGARRDPYDRDIFGFHAVTDIDREDFGLVWNVALEAGGWLVGKKVRIEISGEAVHQA